The window TTgtttcagcttcttaaatatCAAGACTTGCTGGTTTTCTTTATCTTCTGTTATAGTAGACTAAATATATTTGGCTTTTTGACTGCTGAATGCTAGTACTTCTAAAAGGCAGTTAGAGACGCTTTATCTTATTTAGATTTCTTTGCTGAATCGGGCATTTAATTTTCTGTAAGTGAATTTATTACCATTTTAAATCTTGAATTTATAGATAATCTTTCTTTGCCTATTTACACCTTGCAAATTAAGTTTTAAAAAGCACCATTAAATTGTTTATTTCTCATGAGTTCACTTAAGTGAATTGGGTATGAGGCGCCCATtggctcagtgggtagagcaggcaccccatgtacaacggctgtgtccttgctgcagcggccgcgGGTGGGATACCggcttgtggccctttgctgcgtgtccctccctctctctctctccccctttcacacttaataTGTGTCCTATCAAATTGCAAAAATACAGCTTTGTTGCATCCCTACAAGTCTTACTTGGATTTGTTGTACTCGAACTCAATGTGGAGACAATCCTCAATTCCAACTTCCATTTTGATGGACGAGTTGAGCTCAGGGTAAGTGCTCAACGTGTGGACCACGATGTCCATCTCTTTACTGATGTCATTTAGTCTTCTGATCACTGTGGCACGAAGAAAATATCTGCAAATGGTACACACAGAGACTGAAAACAGTACTGTTTTAACATTATCACATCTAAGCCATAAAATGTACTGCAAGGTAAACGTAGACAATGGCATGCGTTAAAATGCCCCAtttaaatgtaaccatgtgatACACAGGTTAAAGAGTGACACTGAGTCATTCATTCGACTGCCTGTGAAGCAGAGTGAATGATCAAACTTACCTTAGCTTGACATTCTGGCCTGTGTAGGACTCGTAAGGTTTTTCAACATGAGTGAACTCAAAGTCGAAGGTCTGCGACTGAGTTATTTCACCCGGTCTTGCAAGATCTTTCACCAGGGAAACAAACTCATGATGGTTTCCTCTGTCGTAATACAGCTCTAGAAAAGACAGAAGTCATTAGCAAAACGTCCACTTTAAGATTTTGCTGAACATTTACCCCTGTAATGAGAACATCTTGAAATGTACCCATGTTATTCATTAAGTTTTGGACAGATATGCATGTATATATATTCTGTCCATCATAATATATGTTTAACGTAATTCTGGCAACTGAATATTCCACATATATTTGCATAATTCTCTAAATTTTAAACAATGTGGGGAGGGTGTTGCCATTTTTCACTTAATGATGATAAGGGTCCAAGGATAACACTGATAACACTGAGGAAGGCCTTATACTAGTTTGTGCTTCTTAAATAATATCATTATATACAAATATCAGGCCTAAGCATGtcattttcctaaaaaaattaTACATACCCGGCAATATTTGTAAAACCCAGATGGTTGTTTAATGGAACCCTCAAAtacttttctatttttttctgtttgcctgACGatataataacattttttaacCTGCTTCTCAAGTTGGTGGCTGAAAATGACATATCTTCTCCCTTAGTTTGCTCGCAATATATCATCATACAAAAtaacatgctaatatttagCAACAAGAACGAGATCTGTTGTTTCTAGTTTCCTAGATTAGCAACTGTGGTTGCATCTTTAGAAACTggtaattctttttttattgtgttgcaaactgaatattttaatgGTTGGTTGGAAGAGTCTTGGAAGAATTGGAGTTGGAAGAATTTGGACATACCTACAGATATGACTTTCTCAGCTTTTCAAACATCTTTGTGTGCATATTTTTTGGAACAATGGGTGCTTAGCCCTGTGAGAGGCCCTCAGCAGCGACAATACACCTCTTGAAATTATGTTAAAATAATGTAACACTACTAAACTGGTCCCATAAATTCTTgccattcattttaaaaaggtgtAAAAAGAATTTAGGGGTGTGTACTTCTgttgattttaagtgttatgTTCAGCCCCTACTTCCCACACTAATAATTTGTGTACAGTTCCTAATATAAATGGCTTTTTGTATATAATTTATGTGCACCATGACGTCATAACGTCACCACATTAGGGGTTTCAACGGAGGCAACTGTCAAGTCATTGGTgaacatgtaaaaatgtgtcaGTTGTACAAGTTATTATTTTAAACCTACCTATTTGGCCCACAAATTCAATCTTGATGCCCTGGTGCTCGAGCCTCTTGCCAGGGTTCTTCAGTGTGACATTCACCTTCCCACTGACAGTCTCACCGTCATAGAAGAGAAAGTATTTGTCTTTCTTCCCATCTTCAGTCTTGTGTTCAGCCTTCTTCCTCGTCTCGGCGTCATTGAGGACCACATCAATCTCCGCACTTTGTCCAAAACTAAAGAAACTCATCGTGATGTGAAGCAGTGACCGTGTGTGCCGTGTAAACTCCTGTCCTGACTCACTTGTTAGCAAACTGACCCAAAAACCCTGCTAATGTTTCAAAGTAGAAACCACAGTAAGGCCTGCAGGGTGTGCGACCCTAGTTCCCTTTCCGAGCACAAAACACACTATTCAACATGGAGAAAGTCGACGATGTTTTACAGACAACTCTACATTAGCTACATGTCCATACCGACGGAGCAAAATAGCAATACGACGGCACAACCAAAACGCACAATAATACGTCCATCAGCAAATTAGCCGTTTGTGCTTTCCTTCTGTTGACTTTAATGTCTCCAGGAAATAGTCTACACCCGCCACAAACTAGTCTGCTCCGTAATGGACAAAAATCTCGCTCTGTAAAAATCTattacatgtttgttttctgtaagAAAAGACGGTGAATGTTGTCAAATGATCAGGATGTACGCCACCTGCACTGGATGATCTACTTCCGGGTggagcttttcaaaataaaacccagaAGTCGTTGGAGTTCAACCGGAAGTGAGTGAAATCGTATATATTAATTTGTATTGATGCTTTATTTCAGTGAGGACAGTGGTGAAAACTAAATATATTCCTCCACATAGGCTACTGCACATAagtataatttttaaaaaacaatggtGGCAAGTGTTCAGGTCCTTTACTTTATTAGAATGAGCAGTAccacaatataaaaataaaagtcatacaTTCTAATATTTTCTCAGGTAAAACACATCAACAGTAATGTGTAGGCCTGCTCAAAATACCTTGAATAAAAGTATTAATTATAGAAGAGAATGACCCCTGtcaataaatgtgttttaacactGTAGCTGATTAAAGAGGAGATGATGTTTACCATGTTGTTGGGTAAATTGTAtttataataatgtataatatttgagattatcacagattttaaatatagcATGTTAATATTTAAAGTAATTAGTGACTATAATGTGACATAATTGTAGTATagtacacatttttcctctgaaatgtagtgaagtGAAGTAGCCTAAAATGgaaagtacctcaaaactgcacttaaaggttcagtatgtgaatctagcagtgaggttatAGAAGTGAAACTTCTCTCATTAACTAACCCTGTAGaagagaactatggtggccaccACAAAGACGTTTGGGCCCTTCTAGAGTTAGTGTTTGAtatgtccattctgggctactgtagaaccaAGATCAAGATTAAATTTATTGTCCCACAGTGTGGTAAATTTGTCTTGGGCTCTACAGCCATACTAcagccacaaaaacacaacatacaacatagtacataaacaaatcaacataatacattatACACTAAACGtagcaataacaaaacaaaaaaggcacaaaaatatgaataaattacAACAAATGCTAAAAAGCCAGTTCTGGCTTTATCTGCCATTATTTAAAAGCCTTATAGACATAATTATGAAATAACTGTTAAATCTATTCAATCTCCAACGAGGTGCTCTAAATCTCCTACCAGAGGGCAGCGGCTCATACTGTGCATGCAGAACATGAGATGACTCATTGATGATCTTATTGGCTTGAATTAGAGTAGCCTGTTCAAAAATAGTCTGCATGGAAATGTGCTCTTTGTACCAATTATTTTTCATACAGTATGGATAAATcagaacagtttgttttttaactgcaCAGAAAGGTTACTGAACCAAGCTGCGATACTGTACCTGATCGGGCTCTCTAAGACTCCCTGATAAAAATGTATCCACCATGAACTCTCAGATGACTTAATGCAGCCGTTGTTgtattctgctacagagactatCAACatttgtgtttgaggttagTGAGTTGTCAACAAAGACACCAATATATTTATATGATCGACCTGTGCAATGGTTTGGTTGTGGATGACCACTGGTGTGTGGAAGAGGCAAAAGGACCCGCTCTGTTTGTAATTATACACGCTTCATtctaaagtaatgaaaacacaatttttatttccaggtgattCTATGCTATATTGATGAAAACAGTTATGACTATTATGGTATCATTGCCAATacatgcccctaaatcctacacactggccctttaagtcaGTTACTTTACAGgtatgtcaatttttttttactttgacttCAGCTCTACTTCTCTTCAACTCTTCAATTCAGAGGGAACTATTGTACTTTCTACTCtacatacatataaaaatatgatcactatacttttacttgtgatggaatatttttacattatggTATAGATACTTTTTCTTGAGTAAagtatctgaatacttcttccaccacacAGTAAGACATATGGTAATAATAAAATACTTGAAGCTATAATTACTGTGTgaattaaagtgtttaaaatgtcatattCAAGACAACGTAGCTGCCAAGAAATTAATTTTGAAAAAGCCTATTAGAGACATTTATGGTCAATAACTAGTTTAGCAAAGTTACTTTCTCACAGATTTTTCTTGTCTCTTGCCCCTGTAGGATTACTTTCTAATACTTTCTCTAAACCAGTCTTACAATACACTCCCATAATGAACCACATGAAACATTTGAGTCTCCACAACAATTACAGTTCAAACGTATTTAATAGTAACAAAATAACATGAACATATAGCATTGATATCAAATGAACAGTGGACATTTTACAACAGTTCCTGAGTTGTTACACAAATCATTGACACTAATGTTCGAAATGACAGGCTCAACACTGCAGATACACACTGAACAGtaaatactgtaaatttatttCCAACAAACAGTTTTATTGCAGTATTTACAATAAGGTATGGAGTGCTATGTATGAAAATCAAAAGatcaaaaaatgtatgtatttatgtacaTTAAATACTGAGTCGAAACTGGACAATATGTCCAATACTCGTAAAATAATTAGTAAAGCACAGAAGGTCACTTATACACAGAAACAGCACTCTAAAAATCATACTTCACCACCTTTATAGTACATATTGACTTTGCAGCATAGTGGGATATATGATATTCAAACTCAGGGATTACTCTGTACTCGTACATACTTGGTATCATCTGTGAATATAAGAAAGGCTGATAAATTGTGCCTTATGAATCTGAGCTCATCAGCCTTTTACAGTCTGCTGCTTATTGCCTGTATAACTACAGTATATacaaaaacaagtttcaacTCTTCCCTGTGTGAAACAAAATCAGAACGTGGTTATCTTGTGAATAAAGATAATGTAAAGGAGTTTTTGTAAAACAACTGCACTGTACTCAGTAAAAAGTTTAACAGTTATAAAAGAGGATTTGTCCAAAAAACTGTGAAGGAATGTAGCTTCCAGCATCGTGG is drawn from Epinephelus fuscoguttatus linkage group LG5, E.fuscoguttatus.final_Chr_v1 and contains these coding sequences:
- the vps26b gene encoding vacuolar protein sorting-associated protein 26B, yielding MSFFSFGQSAEIDVVLNDAETRKKAEHKTEDGKKDKYFLFYDGETVSGKVNVTLKNPGKRLEHQGIKIEFVGQIELYYDRGNHHEFVSLVKDLARPGEITQSQTFDFEFTHVEKPYESYTGQNVKLRYFLRATVIRRLNDISKEMDIVVHTLSTYPELNSSIKMEVGIEDCLHIEFEYNKSKYHLKDVIVGKIYFLLVRIKIKHMEIDIIKRETTGTGPSVYHENDTIAKYEIMDGAPVRGESIPIRLFLAGYDLTPTMRDINKKFSVRYYLNLVLIDEEERRYFKQQEITLWRKGDVVRKSMSHQAAIASQRFEGSAASESALEQAAKEESG